TCAAATTCTCAACCTTCTTCACCACTTGGCCTAATCTCAGTGATTTAGTATTATGAAAATGACTTGTCGTGTAAGGGACTTGATTCAAAATGAGTAAAAATATCGGTGACGTTACACTAAGTATACATATATAATCTTAAAGTTAGAACAAAAGGATCAACAATATTCCTCTGTCAATTTTCAGATATTTTTTTTGACCAACTTGGTTCTCTTAAATGAATTTAGACCAAAAAAGATTCTTTTAAATGAAATTCAATATATTCTCATTCCACCAAATTGAACTTTGATTGATCCCTTGTGCACAATGAAAGGTGGGCTTCTGGTATATGACGCTGTGAAAGTGCATGCAAGCAAATGAACCTTGCATTACTTCTAAGCAATGACCATGCCATGCCACAGTACCAGGCTTGGCAGCTGTTAATCAACCCAACTCTTGAAGATACGACCAAAACCACCTTCTCCCACCATATTATCAGAACGAAATTTCCTGGTAAATCTTTTCATTTCACTAAAGGAGAAGTTCTTTAAGGTGGGGAACAGCAAGAGTTCGAGGAGCTGAAGGCAGTGCCTGTCATGCTTGATTTAGATTCATGATGTAGAATATACATCCATGTTCAGCAAAAGTTTTTATTGCTCGACTGACTCTTAGGCATTGATAATGTGTGCATCAAGTAATGTATCTTGTGATTGTGCCAGGAGTTCCATGGACAAGGATTGAATTGTATGACcttttttttatgaagatatcCTCTATTTGCttcttcaaataattaatgGTCAATGTAGCCGccagtggcggaaccaggatgAAATTcctgtctaggctaattagaagggCACAATAATAATATTTTCTGAGTGACTGACCTTCACCCAGTGACCGACACACCGTCACTGACCATGAATCCATGATCAAGaatcaagaattcaagatcCTCGACTAACatggaatctctctctctctctctcagtctctcaatctctctgtctctctctctcccccaaatCTCAACTCATACACAAAAGCCCAACAGCCCCAACTCACAACCAGACGGCCAGACCTCAGCTAACatggaatctctctctctctctctctctctctcagtctctcagtctctctctctctctatctctctctcccccaaatCTCAACTCATACACAAAAGCCCAACAGCCCCAACTCACAACCAGTGGTAGCAACTAGCAAACAGAATCGACAATCATAGGAAAGAGATCTGGGATTTCTTTGAGGAAAGTCAAGAAACCCCATTGGGAAAAACAGAGCAGCAAGAAGTGAAGAACAGAGGAGATTGATAAAGCTTCATAccttgtttcaatccataagtCCATAACCTCCATCGAACGTTCGAAACACTAGAGGTCTAGAGTACGGGACTGGGACTCTGGGAGCTGGGAATACGGGACTTCtgcatgcaattttttttttttctttgggctggtaTGGGTTGGAGGTAGAGATATCTATATACTTAAGGGTTTTTTGGGCTAAATAttgtctaggcttgagcccatatagccCACCATGTGCTTCCGCCACTGGTAGCCGCCTTAGCTAAAGGCCTAAAGCTATTGTTCTAAGGGCAAGTTCACCGGGCATCCTATTGCCCGGGCACCACGTCAAAAGTTGCAAAAAACTTGACCCAGCTCACTATTCACCTTTCCACCGGGCTTGGGGCAAAACCACAGTGGGAGGCCCAGGTCACTAACTCGGGTAGGAGGGTGACCGAGCCCGTGACCCAGGATGCCAGCGTGGCCCAAAAAACTGACGCTCGGGGAGACGCGCCGCGGGGGGGAAGTGAAGCGCAGTTTCTTGTCGTCTAGCGGGGACAACGTCTGCAGGCGCGTAGCAGCCGTTTTTTTGTCGTCTTCTGGCGTGATGCGGCGACGTGGCGTGTAGCCGTTGGGCTACTTTGCAGATTTGAATGCAACGGTCCACAGATCTGGACCGTTGCTTATGAAACTGAAATGCATCTGACGgccaacatgaaaatcgatttgcataggttaaaaaaaaaaaaaaataccgttAGATTTcaacggtaacaaaaaaaaatataaccaaaattttctataaatacctTACCTCCTATTTTActtctcacaccaaaaaaatcatctttcttcctcaatatttttttgttccttctccTCAAAGCTTTCATCctctacaatttttttattcCAATATGAGTGTACGAGGCAATACGATTGTCCAACCCGTAGGAGATCCAAGTATTGACGGGACACGTTGGCAGACTAATGAAgacattcaattgtgcaagtcttggagggTTGTTAGCCAAGATCCGGCAAAGGGTACGGAACGAAGAAAAGATGAGCTATGGTTAGAGGTACGCCAACACTATGCCGAACATTGGGATGGATATGTCCGATCATTGCAAGCTTTTCAAGGGaggtggaaaaccttgaaagtcGAACTCTATGCTTGGCATTGTGCGTTAAGGCAAGCGAAACTTTGGTACAAGAGTGGTGCGAATATGAttgatgaggtatgaatttgtagtgtaacacaaatattaatttttattattcttttagtgtatattaaaatttaattagttgatacatcttactttaaattattagttgaaatattttgttgataattatactttaaattattagttcatatataaaaattttgttgataattatacttcaAATTTGTACTTCATAATCATACTTTAGActtcattttatttaaattatacaTTATACTCACCTTATACTTAAATAGTTGATACATTGTACCTCGTTTATATTTATACTAATAGATTTATACGTTTTTGTTTAAATTCAATAGCTACGTCAAGCACAAGATTTGTGGAGAGCTGCGATGACCAAAtctaaaggaaaacaaaaaaaaggtgatTTCATTAATTTAGAATGTTACGAGATTGTTAAGGGGTTTCAACAATTTGAAGACATTCCAAACCATTCCTCTTCGGCTGGAGGAACCTCCAGGGGAGGAACTGAACGGATGCACACACAACAATCCGCTCCTGATTCTCATGTCCAGTTAGACATAGATGCAGATGAGGTAAACGCCGATGCAACTCCAAATCCTTCGGTGAAGCCTCAAGGAAAGAAGGCTGCCAAAGAAGCTcttcggaaaggaaagaaagcatcTAATGATTCAAGTCCTCTGACAGCCGCTGTGGAGACTATAGcaaccaaccaaacatcaatgaTGTCTGCCAAGGAGAAACGTGATGAGGAATATGCTCGACATCTCCGTGACCAACAACAACGAGATTATATACGCTTGCAAATGGATATGCGAAACGAGGCATTCAAAATTCAAGAGAGGGAAtagcgtattatggagatggacacaagtaagatgacgccaaccaaaaagaattactggcaaagaaaacaaaaaaaaattgcagagaaaGAAGCTGAAGATGCAACCCGCGGATCTAACatcccacaaccaccattccccggtgggtattatccacaatctcctttctccggtggctatccacaacctcctttccctgatggctatccacaacctcctttccccggtggctatccacaaccaccattccccggtgggtattatccacaatctcctttccccggtggcttcccacaaccaccattcaccGGTGGTGTCCCTTCCCCACCTTTCTCTTCGGGTGAATCCACCAACCCCAACCATATGGATGACcccacaaacacaaattggattcctaatgaagatgaggattaggaaaattagggagttatatattttaaataattgtattgTTATGATTCCAATGGTTGGTTTTTGACTTATGTAATATTagattgatgaaattaaaatttattggaataatacccttacaaatgaaaagctaaatgaaaccacacaaacataattaaaaacataaaaactaatagaaaacacacacaaatagcaGATCTAGATACGCCTATTGCCTTGAAATTCCCAAAAGTGTTGAATGAGGTCTTCCTGAAGGTTGGAGTGACACTGCTCAGATCTAATTTGTTGGTAGCGGTCCATGAATCCGTTCATATGATGAGcatctctaccaacaggatcAAAGTCTCTACATGTTGGTCCCTCCCATACCTCAGCAATCCTGGGCCTCATATTATCAACCTCCTCATCATCGGACTCTAACTCATCATCGCTATCTTCAGGTCGTTGATTTTCGacaatcatgttgtgtaatataatacacgTCAACATAATGTATCGAAGGTCCTCTTTATGCCACCCACGAGCAGCTCCTCGAATAATACCAAACCATGACTGTAATATACCAAAGCATCTTTCTACATCCTTCCTATACCCCTCTTGAGCCTTTGCAAACTCGATTTCCTTGGGGCGTGTAGGATTTCGAACAGTTTTCAAGAAAGTCGCCCATCGAGGATAAATACCGTCGGCGAGATAGTACCCTAGATTGTCAGCTCTGTTGTTAACGTGGAATTGGACAAGAGGTGCTCTACCGGCGGTAAGATCATCAAACAATGGAGACTTTGCCAAGACGTTCAGGTCGTTGCATGCCCCAGGCACTCTAAAGAATGCATGCCAAATCCATGTGTCGTAAGATGCGACTGCTTCCAGGATGATAGTGGGGATCTGTTTCCTACCACTATATTCTCCAGCCCAACCTGTCggacaattcttccattgccaatgCATACAGTCGATGCTCCCAATCATTCCTGGAAAACCTCTCCTCTCAGCTTTGGTAAGAAGTCGTCTGAGGTCGGCTGCAGTTGGAGCGCGGAGGTATTTTTTTGAGTAAAGATCAACAATTCCTCGTGTGAAGTGCTGAAGGGCTGCAACGGATGTGGATTTCGCCATCCTACAATACTCAGCACATTGATCTGCCCTTGCACCGTACGCAAGCATTCGCAAGGCAGCTGTCATCTTCTGCTCCGGAAGAAGTCCGACTTTGCCAGTAGCATCTGACCTTTGAACAAAGTAACGATCATACTGGCAAAGGTCAGTAGATATACGCTGGAAGAGATTGAGACTCATCCTGTAACGTGTTCTGAACTCCACATCTTTGAACACTGGCCGGTCGACAAAGTAGTCGGCCAACATACCTTTGCCCCTGTCTTCTCTATATCGTTCCTCATTTGGTGCACGACCCGGATGAGAACCGCGCCCTCGGTGTTGGTTTCCAGATTCTTCAGCGACTGCAGCCATGACAATGGCGTTGGTGGccatcatctcttcatcatcctcatcctGAGACTGTCGAATTTGATCCCACAAATTGTTCATTGCAACGAGGGGAATTTAGGAAATATGTAATGCTAGAGATATGAAAAGGGTGAAGTTTTGTTAAGCTCGGATAGTGTGTGTATGTAGTGAAAACATCATgtctatttattgaaattttccacacataaaagtgtcggtgggttatcactcactcatttcaaaaaacttgtcggtggtgtgcatgtgataaaagtgtcggtagattttcaatttgtttcacacttttcaaaaaacttgtcggttgtgtgcatgtgataaaagtgtcggtggattttaaaatttgttaacacttttcaaaaaacttgtcggtggtgtgcatgtgataaaagtgtcggtggagttaaaaaaaatttcacacttttcaaaaactttgtcggtggtgtacatgataaaagtgtcggtggagttttaaatattttcacacttttctaaaactttgtcggtggtgtacatgataaaagtgtcggtggagttttaaatattttcacacttttcaaaaactttgtcggtAGTGTATATATGATAAAACTGTCGgtggagtaaaaaaaaaaaaaaaaaaaggagtgtcggtggacatataatttgtctaccaataaaattttctttggttgcattttcaaattgtttatcaatactatttatttacatcatacatttctcattttccaaaaaaaaattataaaatattcgatgaacagtaactgactggtgaccctgacccaattggtggaagcaaagatccagtggcagtgaatagtttcctgccctggtgacctggtgaccttgccctggtgacccaacgggtgaacttgctctaagagaAGACATTCTCCAAGCATACATGGCTCAATTCAGAAGCCGTTACTGTTGGatcttatttctttttctttttttgtcaaaTGATGTAAAGTGTATTAGATggtccaaaatttcaaatgtTACATTAAAATACAAGATGTACAAAAAAAGAAGCACGTAAGTCCCAACAATAAGATCCAACAGAAGATGAAAGCATGCATGcccaatataaataaaataaagggtttttgtccatttacaccatttttagagatatttttcccacttaccccactaagtttttttaattctctcttacccaaaacactctaaggaggtcttccctaataccccattaagatttttttttttttaattatttttttaataccattttaccctcacctttattacttagagagagagagagagagagagagagaatggaagagagagaaaccataggggacttcgccggagtccgatcaccggccgccggattccggccaacttcgccggaatccggtcaccggccgccagattccgatcaccggctaccacccaccggaaagtttttttgcccccaatagacgtctattgccccctaatagacgtctattgcctcccaatagacaactatcagccatgtattgccccccaatagacgactatcagccatgtattgccccccaataaaggggcaatagacgtctatcaaccatgtattgtctcccaatagacgtctattaaccatgtattgcctcccaatagacgtctattgccccccaatagatgtctattaccccccaatagacgctttaacagatgtctattgccccaatagaaccttttttttcttcattttttctttctatccGGGCATTCTGCaccattttacccaaaaaaaaaacagagaaattgATTGATTCACCCAATGAAAAGCTCTGGGCTCCCATGTCCTCTTCTCCATTCCTCTTCTACTTTTTGTTTGCATAATTTATCAAGTACCAATAGTAACATCAATGATTGCTCCAATGTTGGTGACATTTTTTTCATCTTCAGCTTCAGCTGCACAGGAGAGATTGAATAGCAAGTAGAAGATGAGCAGAGGAAATAAGAGCCAGTCAACACTCTTCACATTCCAACCATGGCCAGTCAATGCCTGCTCTTGTTGGCACTGTTCAAAATCCCCAATTTTAACAGTAGTATCATCCGAACATGAACAAAACTTCAAATTACTGCAATAGAAGCTTAAGTCCAGAACTGATTCCTGGTATGCAGATTCATTGACTAGGATCATCTGCTCGGTGACGTTGCGGAGGTCAGTCACCGCTACATCTCATCCTGCAACCGGCCACCACGAATTGGGCAAACCCGTCGGCCCTCTGAAATCAACCTGGAAGAGCCAGGGTCGTCGCCTTCTGTCCACACCTCCGATCCGCCCTTCTACCTTGAGCACGATCAGACCCGTGTCTTGATCACCCGACCCCCAACCCGAATAGTCCTTATTAAAGTCCGGTGGGGATAATCTGCTCGGTGATGTTACGGAGGTTAGTCACCGCTTTGGTTGTTGCTATGATCGTCGAGGTCGACTCCAATTTGGACCAGCGCCGGAGCCGGAGGGGAGAGAGAGCCTGGAGGAAAGGGAGACGGCCTGGGTCCAGTGCCGGAGCCGGAGCCGGAGGGGAGAGAAAGCCTGGGTCGTGCGTCGGAGCCGGAGATCAGTAGGGAGAGAGGGAAGGGCAGAGATAGAtcgggatgagagagagattggGGCTGAGTGGGTGTGGTTGTAATTGTTTAATTGggttgagggcaaaatggtcattttcaattaaattgtgtatgtgggaataaaaatatgttgctggtgtaagtgggataactttggctcattttggggcttttggtcaagatcCCTAAAATAAAATCCATGATGAGCTTGGCCCAATTACAAGACAGAAGATGGTGTCAAGGGTGGAGCTCAGCCTCTTCCCTTGACTACGCGTGGTGGTAGTAATGTTGCCGCTTTAAGGCGGCGGAAGGATGACTAGAAGATGAACATTGGTGTTGGTAGAGCCTTAATGTCTAGCTTGTTACTATGGCAGTGTTGTTGTGTTTGTTCACATCATAATGGTTGTTTTTAGTTATGGTGGCAGAACGGCTGCTATGTGCCTAGCCACTGGTGGCGGTAAGGCTATTGCAGGAGGTAATCGTGGGTGTGGTGGGGGTTTGGCGAGGCTCGATTAAGGGGACAGCAATGGCTTGGTTTCTATTGCGGGTTTTTGGGTGTTGGCCCTTACTACCCTAATGTTAGGGTTTAGGCCAATGTACTGGGCTCttttgttgggtttttgttttgacCTAATAGCTAGGTGTGCTTGGgccatttcttttattttatttttttaaattgagcCTGGGATAGCCCCATCTGCATAGGGTTAGATTTTGAATTGTTTAGTGAAAACTTTAATAGTGTCAGGTTACTAGTTACTTTGCACTTCTTTCTAGCATTACATATGTTGGAAATTATTCTACTCTCTTAGCAGTGATACAAGTCATAGGTCTCCTTCGATCACTTGTATAACCACATTTTCGTTTAATGGATTAGCAccaaattttcttttgaaataaataaataaataaagaaaagggaaaattttCCTTGCCTTTTAATTGTACCTTCTGAAGGTCCAGGGCAGCGACGAGAGTGAGCTCTCACTGGTAAACCCATTCCTTAAATgctaaagaaaaacacaaaagaatcttcttcatcttctacaGCTCGTTCCTCTCGTCCAAACCGAAGCTCATAACCAAAGGGAATGAAAATGGACTCTATCAGAGAAGCGGAGAGTGCCACTGAACTTGAAGCCTTGTGCAAGCAGGATTCTTCTTGGTATCCCTGCCAGGTTTCCCTCAGGTCAGTCAGCTAACTCAACGCTGATCCCACACTGTGATTTCCTTATTACTTTGAAAATTGAGTAACGGGTTTTTTCTCTAATTTCCAACTGCGTTTCATTCAAGTGTGATCATCCTCAGGCATTTTAGATTCTCTTGCTGATCATTAGTGGTTCAATTTGCTATTCTTCTTGAGCAACTGAATCAGTACTTGCTGATAATACAGTTTTCGCAGTTATGATGCAATCCAATCATGCATCCCAGTTTCTTTATTTCTGACTTAGTTGTaaacaaactgatttttttttctttttcttttttcccattAATCTTGTTTGGAAGAGTGCCATGGTTCTGGACTGCATATGGGTGTGACTTGATGAGTATGCCACAACTGCCATCTGGATTTTCGGCAACATTGTGACAGATTCAATGTTAGCAATAAAATAGGAATGTTTCTGTGTAATGAATCATCATGAACTAAATTTCTCAAGTCAGGCACTTGCCGTCACCATTTGCTTTTAAATTCCAAGTTTTGGGCATGCATTACAAATGTATTGAGGTGGCTCCTGATTATGGTCCACAGCTCTACTGAAGATAGCCTAATTGTCGACTTTGGGAGGCAGGAGTTACAAGATATGGTGTTGAACAAGGATGAAGCACTTACGCGTCTTCGTTTTCGTTCGGCTCCTCTTCAGGGTGACGACTGCTCTCGCATTGAAGGAGAGCATGTTCTTTCCATCCATAAATCACCATATAAGAGCCACTTATATGATGCCAAGGTGGAAAAGGTATCTATCTACATCCAAATTTACATACGCCTCCCTTGGAGTAGGGGATTTTCATCTTATCATGAACTTTATATCTTCTTGAAGTAATTGTTATATATTTTTCAAGTGCTAATGGGAATGACCCTGTGGGTACTTGAGATTTGAgaagtttgttttttctttgcatCTGCTGTTAATGGctacaagaagaaagaaatgagATTTTTTGTCACTTTTTTCATGTTTCTGTGGGTTATATATGGTATTGCATTTCATCTTAAGTGACATTTTGATGAAATTTACTACTTCATATGCTTGTTAATTCAGTCCATTTCTGAACACATGATGAATAGGTGACCAGAGTGAGACACTCTACAAGGGTCTATTGCAGATGCAGTTTTATGATTAAGTGGCTTCACCCAGACTTCAAAGGACAGATGGTCACTGTCCCCTCTAGTTCAATCATGAAACTAGCAAGCAAAAGCATCAATTCTCATCCAACTGTTGCTGCATTATTGAAATCAGTTAAGCAAATGGGTTTATATACTGCACCTCCCCTTCCAATCATGCATGAAGACAATGATGTTGAATTCGACCTCAATAAATTATTGGGAAAGCAAATAGAAGAGATCAACATTTCAGCTAATGGAGTCACAAATGAAACTACAGTAGACATATTAGAGGTGGTTAAAGGTAACTAGCCATACTCAGTACTTTATCTGTTTAATGAATTTTGGTTTGTTGTTGCAATATGTCTCCTAGTTTTTCCCCATAGGCACTCCGTTATCTGtttataacacacaacagagtGTGTATGGTGACAAATTTCTGTTATAAACAGATATAGTCTCTGAAATCTGGTGTTTGCAAAATGATGTAGTAGATGTGCCTCACTTAATGAACTATATTATTCATCCCTTGTGCATAACCTAATGAAGAATAAATGCATATCCTAGTTTCATGCTGTTCTCTTTTTCCTGCTGTTGAGGCAAAGGAAAATCTAATATATCTTACATGGGTCTagacatttcaaaaaaaaaaatttcccaagagtttgaCCAGCTTAGGGTAAAGAGTTGGCTACTTTGCTAGTCTAAATACTCCCTattcccctcctcctcctcctcctctctctcaacAAAATGATAGTTAAGGCTGAAGCTTGATACAGTGGGACTTTATGCTTGCAAGAATTTGTGCTGCCTGCTGACATAAGGTGCTAGATGTATTTATGACTTACCCTAGTGATATATTCATTTGTAATGTTTTTGTACTTAGCATTTTGTTCAGTTATCCCCTAAATCTTTCACCCCTGAAGTTTTTAGTTTCCACCTGTCTTCCTCCATAGTCCACAGCCAGCCAGCATGCTGGCCATTGTGGTTAAGTTGAAAAAGACTAATGATGGAATAAAAACCTTGTGAGGGAATAGAAGATTCACGAGGCATAAAAAATTTAGGGGGCTCTAACTGATTAGATTTATCTGTTGTTTCTCTTTTAAATAAAATGACCCTTCTAATTGATACATATTCATAATGCATGGTTAACATTTAGATACTTCCTGGTTGTGCATGCAGCTGTTGACAATGGACATGTTACTTTGTCCAAAGTAGGCACTTCAAAAGCTCAGGTTTCTCATGACCAGGAtcaattgaaatctgttagTAACAGACCTGGTAACCTGGAAGTAAACATAGAAGATGAGGACCCACAAGCCCCTCTCTCATCCAAACAAGAAGAGCATTCAGAACACAGGTCTCATATTAGTCCTCTTGCTGCCCGTGCAGCTCTGGCCTCCCTAGTGTCGCTTACTCACAAGCATATTGCTATAAGTGGGACTGAACTTTTCAAGTCCAGTGACAGTAATAATATGTCTATTATGGTATCTTCTACTGCAATCAAATCTCCAAAAAATGGAAATGCGAACTCAGGTGTTAGAACAACTCGCTCAACAGTTCAGAAAGGTTTTGGAATTCAGAACAGTGATTTGCATGATTTTACTGAAGCCATCGAGTTAAGGGTCTTAACCAACACAGGAAGGTTGACACATTTAGCagtcaaagaagaaaaagatatatCATCTATGGAAATTAAACAAGGGTTGGAAGAAAGTGAGTCTGCTCAGAGTACAGGATCATATTCTTCTGAAGGAACTGACATTGTTCATGAAAGCAAAGTACTCAGAAAGAAGAATGATATATCAAACAAAGCAGTCTCTTCACCATTTCATTCAGAGAGTAACGGCCCTAAGGAAAATCTGACGTCTGGTGATCTTGAGGCGATTCAAGATGCATATGTTCAGATGAAGACTTGTGCTAAAGACACCAAGTCAAGTGTTTCAACCAACATGAGGAGGTTGACTCGTTCCATGGTCTCTTGTAAAGACAATTTGATAGTTCCTGAAAGCCATGCAGTGGAAAAGGAAAATCGTgaatcaaaaaagaagaaagctgTCTCTGCGACATCTCATAATGACAGTACACAAGGTGAAGAAAGTAATAGAAAGCACATGTCCGGTGCTGTCAGAAACAGTCGACAAACTGAAGGTTAAATATGTTTATAGTACATGTATACATATCTTGACATGTATACATATCTTGCTAAGTATAATCATTTGTGTTATGTCACTCATTGCATACAATATCTTCTCGAAAATCTCATACTGTTAATCCAGTCTCACATTCTGACTTTGATGCCattcaaattttggaaattGACTTGATTAAATCTTAATTAATTTATTGTTTAAGCAAATCATTTTGTCCCATATGGTTTCCCTTTTGTAGTCTTTTGCACGCCACAGTTACTCGTTTCTTCTTTCTAAATCTCGGTATTTAAAGCTTCACAGTGATGTCAACTGCAGGAAAAATGTCAGGCAGTGGTGACAATAGTCAAGGCCAGAAGAGGAAGTGTACTTCTTTGAGTAGGCAAGAGCAACGGTTTTCTCCACGATTAAGGGTTCTCCCTCGCACTCGTTCACAAAACAAGTCTTAAGTTAGTCTTTCTTTATCGGCATTGCTCACAATGAAGCAAGGCAGCTTTT
Above is a genomic segment from Rosa chinensis cultivar Old Blush chromosome 3, RchiOBHm-V2, whole genome shotgun sequence containing:
- the LOC112195166 gene encoding uncharacterized protein LOC112195166 — protein: MIDELRQAQDLWRAAMTKSKGKQKKGDFINLECYEIVKGFQQFEDIPNHSSSAGGTSRGGTERMHTQQSAPDSHVQLDIDADEVNADATPNPSVKPQGKKAAKEALRKGKKASNDSSPLTAAVETIATNQTSMMSAKEKRDEEYARHLRDQQQRDYIRLQMDMRNEAFKIQERE
- the LOC112194149 gene encoding putative nuclease HARBI1, whose protein sequence is MNNLWDQIRQSQDEDDEEMMATNAIVMAAVAEESGNQHRGRGSHPGRAPNEERYREDRGKGMLADYFVDRPVFKDVEFRTRYRMSLNLFQRISTDLCQYDRYFVQRSDATGKVGLLPEQKMTAALRMLAYGARADQCAEYCRMAKSTSVAALQHFTRGIVDLYSKKYLRAPTAADLRRLLTKAERRGFPGMIGSIDCMHWQWKNCPTGWAGEYSGRKQIPTIILEAVASYDTWIWHAFFRVPGACNDLNVLAKSPLFDDLTAGRAPLVQFHVNNRADNLGYYLADGIYPRWATFLKTVRNPTRPKEIEFAKAQEGYRKDVERCFGILQSWFGIIRGAARGWHKEDLRYIMLTCIILHNMIVENQRPEDSDDELESDDEEVDNMRPRIAEVWEGPTCRDFDPVGRDAHHMNGFMDRYQQIRSEQCHSNLQEDLIQHFWEFQGNRRI
- the LOC112191975 gene encoding uncharacterized protein LOC112191975 isoform X1, which gives rise to MKMDSIREAESATELEALCKQDSSWYPCQVSLSSTEDSLIVDFGRQELQDMVLNKDEALTRLRFRSAPLQGDDCSRIEGEHVLSIHKSPYKSHLYDAKVEKVTRVRHSTRVYCRCSFMIKWLHPDFKGQMVTVPSSSIMKLASKSINSHPTVAALLKSVKQMGLYTAPPLPIMHEDNDVEFDLNKLLGKQIEEINISANGVTNETTVDILEVVKAVDNGHVTLSKVGTSKAQVSHDQDQLKSVSNRPGNLEVNIEDEDPQAPLSSKQEEHSEHRSHISPLAARAALASLVSLTHKHIAISGTELFKSSDSNNMSIMVSSTAIKSPKNGNANSGVRTTRSTVQKGFGIQNSDLHDFTEAIELRVLTNTGRLTHLAVKEEKDISSMEIKQGLEESESAQSTGSYSSEGTDIVHESKVLRKKNDISNKAVSSPFHSESNGPKENLTSGDLEAIQDAYVQMKTCAKDTKSSVSTNMRRLTRSMVSCKDNLIVPESHAVEKENRESKKKKAVSATSHNDSTQGEESNRKHMSGAVRNSRQTEGKMSGSGDNSQGQKRKCTSLSRQEQRFSPRLRHLPQTNHAMQQLRKREMLSKCKIGTSGNL
- the LOC112191975 gene encoding uncharacterized protein LOC112191975 isoform X2 encodes the protein MVHSSTEDSLIVDFGRQELQDMVLNKDEALTRLRFRSAPLQGDDCSRIEGEHVLSIHKSPYKSHLYDAKVEKVTRVRHSTRVYCRCSFMIKWLHPDFKGQMVTVPSSSIMKLASKSINSHPTVAALLKSVKQMGLYTAPPLPIMHEDNDVEFDLNKLLGKQIEEINISANGVTNETTVDILEVVKAVDNGHVTLSKVGTSKAQVSHDQDQLKSVSNRPGNLEVNIEDEDPQAPLSSKQEEHSEHRSHISPLAARAALASLVSLTHKHIAISGTELFKSSDSNNMSIMVSSTAIKSPKNGNANSGVRTTRSTVQKGFGIQNSDLHDFTEAIELRVLTNTGRLTHLAVKEEKDISSMEIKQGLEESESAQSTGSYSSEGTDIVHESKVLRKKNDISNKAVSSPFHSESNGPKENLTSGDLEAIQDAYVQMKTCAKDTKSSVSTNMRRLTRSMVSCKDNLIVPESHAVEKENRESKKKKAVSATSHNDSTQGEESNRKHMSGAVRNSRQTEGKMSGSGDNSQGQKRKCTSLSRQEQRFSPRLRHLPQTNHAMQQLRKREMLSKCKIGTSGNL